Genomic window (Arthrobacter sp. StoSoilA2):
CCTTTCCCGGTCCGGCTCCCCACGATGCCGCCACGATGTTTACAACGGCTCCGCGCAACGCGTTGGCAGTGAACAATGCGGGGAAACGGATGTCGTAGCAGGTGGCCAAACCAAAGGTGACGCCGCCGACGTCGAACGTCACTGGGTCTGTTCCCGCCTCAACCGTGTCCGACTCAGCGAAGCCGAACGCGTCGAAGAGGTGGATCTTGTCGTAGCTGGTCTCTACTCCGGGGCCTGTGACCAGGAGGGTGTTCCGCACGCGGCGCGCGCCCGAATCTGAAGCTGAGCCAGGCGTGAACATGCCAGCCACGATCACCAACTGAAGTTCGTCAGCCAGCTCGCGCACCCGGCCCGCCCAGGGGCCGTCGAGAGGTTCGGCGATGTCCAGCAGGGAGTTGCCGAACGCGCGCATCATTGCCTCGGGAAAAACGACAAGCTCCGCGCCGCCGTCCTTGGCACGGTGGGCGTACTCCTCCAGAAGCCGCAGATTGTCAGCCAGGTCCCGGCCGGTGATGACTTGAGCGAGTGCAACGCGCACGATTGAACCTCCAGTTCTGTCCAGTCCCAGTATGGCAAGGCTGCCGCCAACACACAGCCGCGGCGACACATTCGGGGGAGCGGATACGGGTGTGCTGTTGCCCGGTCCAGAGCGTTCCAGCACGTGAGCGGCCCGGAACGAGGCCCGCGGCCGGTACGTGCCGGAAATTTGATGTGGTGGGCGCCGTCACACGGGCGGCCAACTCAGCACTCATCCTGTATGGAACTAAACTTGCAAGCAATGGTTATGCCTATTTTGGACCCAGCAGCCGCCCTGGATGCATCGCGCCCCAGGCCCCTCGGACTGAGCGAGCCCCAGCCCGATTTCTTTGATGCCGTCACGCAGCAGACAGACAACGTCAACGTCGCAGTGTTTGCTCCGGACCTGGAACGCGTTGAGGTCGCATACCAAGCGCCCGGTGATGGTTGGCGGGTTCACACCCTTCCCAATCTGGAGGACGGTGTGCACTTTGGCATCGTCAGCGGCATGCCGCCGGGCACGCGGTACGGATTCCGCGCTGCTCCACCCGAGGGCGGGCTGCCGATGTCGGTACCGGCACTGGATGTTGACGACGACGACGAACAGTCCCTGTTGCTGGATCCCTATGGTCGCGCCGTGGATCAGCGGGGCGAGTTCCTTACGAGCGTCCACATGGCAACGGATTTCGACTGGGGCGATGATGCGCCGCCGCGGACGCCGATGCGTACGTCCGTAATCTACGAAGCCCACGTCCGTGGCCAGACGATGCTTCACCCGGACATCCCGGAACACCTCCGCGGCACCTATGCCGGAATGGCACACCCAGTGATGATCCAGCACCTGACTGAGCTTGGAATCACTGCGGTGGAACTCCTGCCCATCCACTTCCACCTGGACGAGTCACACCTCCAGGACCTGGGCATGACGAACTATTGGGGATACAACACCGCGGCCTACTTTGCCCCTCACTCCGACTACGCCACAGAGGCCGCGCGGAACGCCGGTCCCCACGCTGTGCAGGACGAGCTGAAGGGCATGATCAAGTTGCTCCACGCCGCCGGCATCGAGGTCATCCTGGACGTGGTCTACAACCACACCGCGGAAGCCGGACCGGACGGGCCTGCGCTGAGCTTCCGCGGCCTCGCGGAGAAGCGCTACTACCGGCACGATGCGCATGGACGGTATCTGGATACCACCGGTTGCGGCAACACCCTGGACTTCAGTGATCCCGTGGTGGTGGACCTTGCCTTGGATTCACTGAGGTACTGGGTGAATGACTTCCACGTGGATGGCTTCCGCTTCGACCTCGCCGTGACCCTGTGCCGGGACGCGGGCAACCAATTCGACCCCAACCACCCCTTCCTGCAGGCCATTGCCGAGGATCCGGTCCTGTCAGAGGTCAAGCTCATCGCCGAGCCTTGGGACGTAGGTTACGGCGGCTGGCAGACAGGGCGGTTCCCGCCGGGGTGGTCAGATTGGAACGATCATTTCCGCGACGGCGTCCGGCGCTTCTGGCTGTCGGACCGCGCTGCCATTGAAGCCGGTGGCCAAGGCGGCTCAGTCGCGTCGCTGGCTGAGCTGATGGCGGGTTCGGCGAGCCTGTTCGCACCGTCCGGCCGAACGCGCCTGGCCTCGGTCAATTTCATCACGGCTCACGACGGCTTCACGCTCAAGGACTTGGTGAGCTACGACCGAAAGCACAACGAGGCCAACGGTGAGCAGAACCGCGACGGCCACGGAGACAACCGCAGCTACAACCATGGCTTCGAAGGCCGTAGCGAGGACGAAGAAATCGTAGCTGCCCGGGCGCTCTCCGTCCGGAACCTGATGGCCACCTTGTTGTTGTCCATCGGCGTCCCCATGATCACCGCTGGTGATGAGATCGGGCGCACGCAGCACGGTAACAACAATGCGTACTGCCAGGACAATCCCACGGCATGGCTGGACTGGAGCCGGACCCAGGAAGCCAACGCCATGTTCCAGACCACCAGGGAGCTTGTCAGGCTTCGCCGGTGGTTCCTGCGCCACCAGCCTGAGAGCTTCCCCGCCCACGCGAATGATTCCAGCCTGCAATGGTTCGACGACAAGGGAAAGCGCATGACGCCCGCGCGTTGGAATGATCCCAACGCGCGCTCCATTCAGCTCCTGATGGGTCATGAGGACAGCGAAATCCGGGGCCTGATCGTGGTGAACGGCAGCAACCAGGACGTAAAGATGGTGCTTCCCGAGATCCTGAGCGAAACCGGCATCGGCAAGCGTATGTTCGAACTCCGGTTCACAACGTCGGTGCTGCATGAACGCCGGAAGGGTGCGCTGGTGGCGTCGGGCGAGCGGGATATCCTGCAGGCCAACACCATCAACGTTTATCGCACCTAGGAGCCCCTGCATGAAACGGATCAGCAGCAAACTGCTGGCCTTCGGAGCTCTGGTGATTGCCGTCGTCGCGCTTGTGGCCGCAATGGTGGGCGGCGGCCCGCTGACCGCCCCTCAGGAAACGTCAAGCACGCAAACCACGACGGCGGAGCCTGGCTCCGCGTCATCGCCGCCGTCGGTGGCAAACCCCTCTGCGCTGCCCACCATCAACGCCTCGCAGCTTCCCAGGGAAGCGCAACAGACGCTTGCCTTGATTGCGAAAGGCAGGCCCTATCCCTATGACAGGGACGGCGTGAATTTCGGAAACTTCGAGGGACTCCTGCCCAAGAAGTCCAGCGGATTCTATAAGGAATACACGGTCCCAACACCCGGTGAGCCAGATCGCGGCGCTCGCCGAATCATTGTTGGCAAGGACACGGCCAAGTACTACACCGCTGACCATTACGATTCGTTCAAGTTCATCGTCGAAGGCAAGTAGGAGCCCATGAAGATCTATTCCGCAGACACCTGGACCATCGAAGAACTTCAGGAGCAGGTGGCAGACGCCGGTCGCAGGACCATCCTCGTCCCGCCGGCGACAACAAAATCGGGCGTCCTGGAGGTCTTTGGCCAGGTCCTGGACTTCCCGGAGTACTACGGCGTGAACCTGGACGCCCTCAACGACTCCCTGCATGACTTTGCCGACGCCCTGTCCGACGACGACGGCACTCCCGTCACGATGATCTGGCAAGTCCCGGCGGCCTACCGAACGGACCGTTCCTTCGGCGTGGTCTGCGAGATCCTCCAAGACGCGGAGCGCTACGCAGGCCGCGACCTCGCGGTGATTGCGGTCTTCGAAAACTAAATTTCATAAGTCGCAACGCCTCGCCGAATCAAACAACAAAGCCGGATGCCAGTTATCCGGAAGCGTGCGTCAAAGCGACGAAGGAGCAGCACTCGGAGGATGACTGACATCCGGCGGATGTCGTCTGGTTACGGACTAGGCGTTCGCGATCAACCCCAGTTCAGCTTTGGAAGCCAGCGCCGAATGCTTCGGGAACACACGGACGGTGTAGCCGAAGGACCCTGAGCGGTTGATGACCAGGTCGCCGTGGAAGAGGTGGCGTCCACCGCCGAGGTTCTCCAGGGAGTCCAGTTCCGCTACGACGATGTCCTCAAGCTCATCGGATTCCTCGGCACGGCCAAACGCCACCTCCACGGAGACGTCGTCGGGGGTCAGGTCGTGGAGCGCCACGTATGCGTTGACCTGCAGGGTGTCGCCGACCTGGGGTTCTTCGGACACTCCCACCGAGTCGACGTGTTCCACGACGACCTCGGGCCAGGCGCTGCGGACCTTGGAGGTCCAGGCCGCGAGTTCCTTGGCTTCCTTGAACGATTCAGCGGTGGCCCGACGCCCGGCTACTGCCGCGGGGCAGTACAGGTTGTTGACGTAGTCGTGCAGCATGCGTTCGGCTGAGACTGCCGGGCCCAGGTTCGCCAGGGTGTGCTTGATCATGGACACCCAGTGGGTGGGCACGGTTTCGCGGCTGGATTCGGAGGGTCCTGCTGCGCCGGCGCCTTGGGCCACGGTGGTCCCGTAGAAGCGCGGTGCCACTTGGGTTTCCAGCAGCTCATAGAGTGCGGAAGCTTCAATGTCGTCGCGCTCATCTGCGGATGCGCCGTTGTTGGCCGTGGGGATCGCCCACCCGTTTTCGCCGTCGTACATTTCGTCCCACCAGCCGTCCAGGACGGAGAGGTTGAGCGAGCCGTTGATGGCTGCCTTCATCCCGGATGTGCCGCAGGCTTCAAGCGGCCGAAGCGGGTTGTTGAGCCAGACGTCGCAGCCGGGGAAGAGGGTGCGGGCCATGGCGATGTCGTAGTTCGGGAGGAACACGATCCGGTGGCGAACCTCGGGGTCGTCGGTGAACCGGACAAGGTCCTGGATCATTTTCTTGCCGGCGTCGTCAGCGGGGTGCGATTTACCTGCGATGACCAGCTGGATGGGGTGCTTGGGGTCCAGCAGGAGGGCTTTCAGACGCGCGGGGTCGCGCAGCATCAGCGTAAGTCGCTTGTATGTGGGCACCCTTCGGGCGAAGCCGATGGTCAGGACGTCCGGATCCAGCACGCTGTCCGTCCAGCCAAGCTCGGCGTCGGCGGCACCACGTGTCTTCCATGAGGCGCGCAGCCTGCGCCGGACGTCTTCGACGAGTTGGGTGCGCAGTTCCTTGCGGAGCCCCCAAACGTCCTCGTCGCTGACGTTGTAGGCGAGGTCCCAACGGCCCAGGGCTTCGGCTTCTGCGCCGAACTGCTGCCGTGCAAGGGAGGATATCTTTGGGTCCACCCAGGTGGGAACGTGGACGCCGTTGGTCACGGAGGTGATGGGGATTTCGGAGTGGTCGAATCCTGGCCAGAGACCGGAGAACATTTCCCGCGAAACCACGCCGTGCAGCTTGGCTACGCCGTTGGCACGCTGCGCGAGGCGCAGGCCCATGACTGCCATGTTGAAGACGGAAGGGTTGCCGCCGTCGTAGTTTTCCCGGCCGAGTTCCAGGATCCGGTCCACGGGCACCGCAGGGGCGAGCCCGGCTTCGAAGAAGTGCTTGATCTGGAGGGTCTCGAAACGGTCGATTCCTGCCGGGACGGGGGTGTGCGTGGTGAAGACGGTGGATGCACGCCCCGCTGTGAGGGCTTCGTCCCAGGTGAGGGGATCGTTGGCGTCCGACATCGCTTCCTGGATGCGTTCGATTCCCAGGAATCCTGCATGGCCTTCGTTCGTGTGGAAGACCTCCGGCGCGGGCGTACCTGTCAGTTCCTGGTAGACGCGCAGGGCTTTGACGCCGCCCATGCCCAGCAGCAG
Coding sequences:
- a CDS encoding carbon-nitrogen hydrolase family protein: MRVALAQVITGRDLADNLRLLEEYAHRAKDGGAELVVFPEAMMRAFGNSLLDIAEPLDGPWAGRVRELADELQLVIVAGMFTPGSASDSGARRVRNTLLVTGPGVETSYDKIHLFDAFGFAESDTVEAGTDPVTFDVGGVTFGLATCYDIRFPALFTANALRGAVVNIVAASWGAGPGKADQWQLLSRARAVDTTTFVLACGQGDPATQGVEVKGAAPTGVGYSAVVSPFGQVVEALDGEPGLLFADLDPAVVEEARQKLPVLANRRDF
- the glgX gene encoding glycogen debranching protein GlgX; this translates as MVMPILDPAAALDASRPRPLGLSEPQPDFFDAVTQQTDNVNVAVFAPDLERVEVAYQAPGDGWRVHTLPNLEDGVHFGIVSGMPPGTRYGFRAAPPEGGLPMSVPALDVDDDDEQSLLLDPYGRAVDQRGEFLTSVHMATDFDWGDDAPPRTPMRTSVIYEAHVRGQTMLHPDIPEHLRGTYAGMAHPVMIQHLTELGITAVELLPIHFHLDESHLQDLGMTNYWGYNTAAYFAPHSDYATEAARNAGPHAVQDELKGMIKLLHAAGIEVILDVVYNHTAEAGPDGPALSFRGLAEKRYYRHDAHGRYLDTTGCGNTLDFSDPVVVDLALDSLRYWVNDFHVDGFRFDLAVTLCRDAGNQFDPNHPFLQAIAEDPVLSEVKLIAEPWDVGYGGWQTGRFPPGWSDWNDHFRDGVRRFWLSDRAAIEAGGQGGSVASLAELMAGSASLFAPSGRTRLASVNFITAHDGFTLKDLVSYDRKHNEANGEQNRDGHGDNRSYNHGFEGRSEDEEIVAARALSVRNLMATLLLSIGVPMITAGDEIGRTQHGNNNAYCQDNPTAWLDWSRTQEANAMFQTTRELVRLRRWFLRHQPESFPAHANDSSLQWFDDKGKRMTPARWNDPNARSIQLLMGHEDSEIRGLIVVNGSNQDVKMVLPEILSETGIGKRMFELRFTTSVLHERRKGALVASGERDILQANTINVYRT
- a CDS encoding ribonuclease domain-containing protein, with translation MKRISSKLLAFGALVIAVVALVAAMVGGGPLTAPQETSSTQTTTAEPGSASSPPSVANPSALPTINASQLPREAQQTLALIAKGRPYPYDRDGVNFGNFEGLLPKKSSGFYKEYTVPTPGEPDRGARRIIVGKDTAKYYTADHYDSFKFIVEGK
- a CDS encoding barstar family protein; amino-acid sequence: MKIYSADTWTIEELQEQVADAGRRTILVPPATTKSGVLEVFGQVLDFPEYYGVNLDALNDSLHDFADALSDDDGTPVTMIWQVPAAYRTDRSFGVVCEILQDAERYAGRDLAVIAVFEN
- the glgP gene encoding alpha-glucan family phosphorylase, producing the protein MKAIRRFTVRTVLPEPIRPLARLATNLRWSWHRPTRELFASLNPALWEAAQHDPIALLGSISREQLQDLASNGEVVNRVQEAAADLDRYLSEPRWYQGLGEEAPACIAYFSPEFGITEVLPQYSGGLGILAGDHLKAASDLGVPLIGVGLLYQAGYFKQSLSRDAWQQETYPVLDPDGLPLTLLRQPSKDGVPGKPVHISLPLPNGRELHAHVWRADVGRVPLLLLDSNVPSNDEAARGITDRLYGGGGDHRLQQELLLGMGGVKALRVYQELTGTPAPEVFHTNEGHAGFLGIERIQEAMSDANDPLTWDEALTAGRASTVFTTHTPVPAGIDRFETLQIKHFFEAGLAPAVPVDRILELGRENYDGGNPSVFNMAVMGLRLAQRANGVAKLHGVVSREMFSGLWPGFDHSEIPITSVTNGVHVPTWVDPKISSLARQQFGAEAEALGRWDLAYNVSDEDVWGLRKELRTQLVEDVRRRLRASWKTRGAADAELGWTDSVLDPDVLTIGFARRVPTYKRLTLMLRDPARLKALLLDPKHPIQLVIAGKSHPADDAGKKMIQDLVRFTDDPEVRHRIVFLPNYDIAMARTLFPGCDVWLNNPLRPLEACGTSGMKAAINGSLNLSVLDGWWDEMYDGENGWAIPTANNGASADERDDIEASALYELLETQVAPRFYGTTVAQGAGAAGPSESSRETVPTHWVSMIKHTLANLGPAVSAERMLHDYVNNLYCPAAVAGRRATAESFKEAKELAAWTSKVRSAWPEVVVEHVDSVGVSEEPQVGDTLQVNAYVALHDLTPDDVSVEVAFGRAEESDELEDIVVAELDSLENLGGGRHLFHGDLVINRSGSFGYTVRVFPKHSALASKAELGLIANA